In a single window of the Nocardioides plantarum genome:
- a CDS encoding error-prone DNA polymerase, translating into MGWNNPTMKWKELEKRLSGRPGADDAPVSRRKHAATEARAIVRPTGGTPYAELHCHSNFSFLDGASSPAELVEEAVRLGLHALAITDHDGFYGAPMLAEAAAAYDLLTVYGAELSLGLSAPQNGVPDPEGSHLLVLARGVEGYHRLSGAITEAHLRGDEKGRPVYDLDELGRRGRGHWTVLTGCRKGAVRLALDRGDERAAGAALDQLTSLFGLEHVLVELSSRPGADETNAVLARLAGTHGLDVVASGNVHHATPRGHRLASAMAAVRARRSLAELDGWLDLSASAHLRSGDETVHALSAYPQAVARSVALADELAFDLRKASPALPKRQIPDGHTADSWLRVLAERGFTERYAGLAHEQVARERMEHELRVISEKDFSGYFVIVHDIVAFAREQGILCQGRGSAASSAVCFALGITAVDAVLYKLPFERFISAHRDEEPDIDVDFDSDRREEVIQWVYDTYGRRNAAQVANVIAYRPRMAVRDAAKALGHSQGQQDAWSKQIDGWKSVVTGDAGDPAAHDVPPAVVALAEELMGAPRHLGIHSGGMVLTERPIGDVCPIERGRMDKRTVLQWDKDACESMGLVKFDLLGLGMLGALDHMMRLVADHLGERWTLATMPKEEPAVYDMLCRADSLGVFQVESRAQIGTLPRLRPREFYDLAIEIALIRPGPIQGGAVHPYVRRATGQEEVAYDHPDLVPVLERTRGVPLFQEQLMAMAVALGDCSRDDADLLRRAMGSKRGIERIESIKAKLYDGMARRGLTGDKADSIYVKILSFANFGFAESHALSFALLVYASSWFKLHYPAAFLAGLLRNQPMGFYSPQSLVGDARRHGVDVRRPDVALSGAQAGLEAVGADEVSATGLDECCRPSFERVEWVPGTPDPVPAHRRDGRLAVRLGLDSVRGIGLDVARRIVAAREEAPFTGVPDLSRRADLTPTQLEALATAGAFDSWGMDRRQALWAAGFAESAAHLPGTTPAPAAPMLPGMSEPELTLADLWATGISPERHPVEHLRDELRRAGVRSIADLETTESGRRVHVGGLITHRQRPGTAMGVTFLNLEDETGMLNVVCSIGVMKVHRQAARNRVAVVIRGTLERHEGVTNLVADRVEGIDVVVPGAGAVLQARASSRDFR; encoded by the coding sequence ACGGGTTCTACGGCGCCCCGATGCTGGCCGAGGCGGCCGCGGCCTACGACCTGCTGACGGTCTATGGCGCCGAGCTGAGCCTGGGGCTGAGCGCACCCCAGAACGGCGTGCCCGACCCGGAGGGCAGCCACCTGCTGGTGCTGGCCCGCGGGGTCGAGGGCTATCACCGGCTGTCCGGGGCGATCACCGAGGCCCACCTGCGTGGCGACGAGAAGGGGCGTCCCGTCTACGACCTCGACGAGCTGGGCCGGCGGGGTCGGGGCCACTGGACCGTGCTCACCGGCTGCCGCAAGGGCGCGGTGCGCCTGGCCCTCGACCGCGGCGACGAGCGTGCGGCGGGCGCGGCGCTCGACCAGCTGACCTCGTTGTTCGGGCTCGAGCACGTGCTGGTCGAGCTGTCCTCGCGCCCGGGGGCCGACGAGACCAACGCGGTGCTCGCCCGGTTGGCCGGCACCCACGGCCTCGACGTCGTCGCCTCCGGCAACGTCCACCACGCGACACCCCGGGGGCATCGGCTCGCCTCGGCCATGGCGGCGGTGCGGGCCCGGCGCAGCCTGGCCGAGCTCGACGGCTGGCTCGACCTGTCGGCCTCGGCCCACCTGCGCTCGGGCGACGAGACGGTGCACGCCCTCTCGGCGTACCCCCAGGCGGTGGCGCGGAGCGTGGCGCTGGCCGACGAGCTGGCCTTCGACCTGCGCAAGGCATCCCCGGCCCTGCCCAAGCGGCAGATCCCCGATGGGCACACGGCCGACTCCTGGCTGCGGGTGCTGGCCGAGCGCGGCTTCACCGAGCGCTACGCCGGGCTGGCCCACGAGCAGGTGGCGCGCGAGCGGATGGAGCACGAGCTGCGCGTCATCTCCGAGAAGGACTTCTCCGGCTACTTCGTGATCGTGCACGACATCGTCGCGTTCGCCCGGGAGCAGGGGATCCTCTGCCAGGGCCGGGGATCGGCCGCCAGCTCGGCTGTCTGCTTCGCCCTCGGCATCACCGCGGTCGACGCGGTCCTCTACAAGCTGCCCTTCGAGCGCTTCATCTCCGCCCACCGCGACGAGGAGCCCGACATCGACGTCGACTTCGACTCCGACCGCCGCGAGGAGGTCATCCAGTGGGTCTACGACACCTACGGCCGCCGCAACGCCGCCCAGGTCGCCAACGTCATCGCCTACCGACCGCGGATGGCGGTGCGCGACGCGGCCAAGGCGCTCGGCCACTCGCAGGGCCAGCAGGACGCGTGGTCCAAGCAGATCGACGGCTGGAAGTCGGTGGTCACCGGCGACGCCGGCGACCCGGCCGCCCACGACGTGCCCCCGGCCGTGGTCGCCCTCGCCGAGGAGCTGATGGGGGCGCCGCGCCACCTCGGCATCCACTCCGGCGGGATGGTGCTGACCGAGCGGCCGATCGGCGACGTGTGCCCGATCGAGCGCGGCCGGATGGACAAGCGCACCGTGCTGCAGTGGGACAAGGACGCCTGCGAGTCGATGGGGCTGGTCAAGTTCGACCTGCTGGGGCTGGGGATGCTCGGCGCGCTCGACCACATGATGCGGCTGGTCGCCGACCACCTGGGGGAGCGGTGGACCCTCGCGACGATGCCCAAGGAGGAGCCCGCGGTCTACGACATGCTCTGCCGCGCCGACTCGCTCGGGGTCTTCCAGGTGGAGAGCCGGGCCCAGATCGGCACCCTGCCGCGGTTGCGGCCGCGCGAGTTCTACGACCTGGCGATCGAGATCGCGCTGATCCGGCCGGGCCCGATCCAGGGCGGCGCGGTGCACCCCTACGTACGCCGCGCCACCGGCCAGGAGGAGGTCGCCTACGACCACCCCGACCTGGTGCCGGTGCTCGAGCGCACCCGCGGGGTGCCGCTGTTCCAGGAGCAGCTGATGGCGATGGCCGTCGCCCTGGGCGACTGCTCGCGCGACGACGCCGACCTGCTGCGCCGGGCGATGGGCTCCAAGCGCGGCATCGAGCGGATCGAGTCGATCAAGGCCAAGCTCTACGACGGCATGGCTCGTCGGGGGCTGACCGGCGACAAGGCCGACTCGATCTACGTCAAGATCCTGTCGTTCGCCAACTTCGGCTTCGCCGAGTCGCACGCCCTGTCCTTCGCCCTGCTGGTCTACGCCAGCTCGTGGTTCAAGCTGCACTACCCCGCGGCGTTCCTGGCCGGGCTGCTGCGCAACCAGCCGATGGGCTTCTACTCGCCGCAGTCCCTGGTCGGCGACGCCCGCCGGCACGGCGTCGACGTACGACGGCCCGACGTGGCGCTGTCGGGGGCCCAGGCCGGGCTGGAGGCCGTCGGCGCGGACGAGGTCTCCGCCACCGGGCTCGACGAGTGCTGCCGGCCGTCGTTCGAGCGGGTCGAGTGGGTGCCGGGCACACCCGACCCGGTCCCGGCCCACCGGCGCGACGGGCGGCTCGCCGTACGCCTCGGGCTCGACTCGGTGCGTGGCATCGGGCTCGACGTCGCCCGGCGCATCGTGGCGGCGCGCGAGGAGGCGCCCTTCACCGGCGTCCCCGACCTGTCGCGACGTGCCGACCTCACGCCCACCCAGCTCGAGGCGCTGGCGACCGCGGGGGCGTTCGACTCCTGGGGCATGGACCGGCGTCAGGCGCTGTGGGCGGCGGGCTTCGCCGAGAGCGCCGCCCACCTGCCCGGCACCACGCCCGCCCCGGCCGCGCCGATGCTGCCCGGCATGAGCGAGCCCGAGCTGACCCTCGCCGACCTGTGGGCGACCGGGATCTCGCCCGAGCGACACCCCGTCGAGCACCTGCGCGACGAGCTGCGCCGCGCCGGCGTCCGCTCCATCGCCGACCTCGAGACCACGGAGTCCGGGCGCCGGGTCCACGTCGGCGGCCTGATCACCCACCGCCAACGCCCCGGCACAGCCATGGGCGTCACGTTCCTCAACCTCGAGGACGAGACCGGCATGCTCAACGTCGTGTGCTCGATCGGCGTGATGAAGGTGCACCGCCAGGCCGCCCGCAACCGCGTCGCCGTCGTCATCCGCGGCACCCTGGAGCGCCACGAGGGCGTCACCAACCTGGTCGCCGACCGGGTCGAGGGCATCGACGTGGTCGTCCCGGGCGCCGGGGCGGTGCTCCAGGCACGGGCCTCGTCGCGCGACTTCCGGTGA
- a CDS encoding DUF1003 domain-containing protein, giving the protein MADQGTPPASHRHHPAVAREIARADDVQVRVADLITRFAGSMPFVYAHVAAFAVWMLLVERSPWPTLTLVVSLEAIFLSTFVMIGQNRQAAFQRAKADHDFLTQELELHGNTESMRVIERHVREIHESVTVAGPAATVS; this is encoded by the coding sequence ATGGCCGACCAGGGCACCCCGCCGGCGTCCCACCGGCACCACCCGGCGGTGGCCCGCGAGATCGCGCGCGCCGACGACGTCCAGGTGCGGGTCGCGGACCTGATCACGAGGTTCGCCGGGTCGATGCCCTTCGTCTACGCCCACGTGGCCGCCTTCGCGGTCTGGATGCTTCTCGTGGAGCGCTCGCCATGGCCGACCCTGACCCTCGTGGTGTCGCTGGAGGCGATCTTCCTGTCCACGTTCGTGATGATCGGCCAGAACCGGCAGGCCGCCTTCCAGCGCGCCAAGGCCGACCACGACTTCCTGACCCAGGAGCTCGAGCTGCACGGCAACACCGAGTCGATGCGGGTCATCGAGCGGCACGTGCGCGAGATCCACGAGAGCGTCACCGTCGCCGGCCCGGCCGCCACGGTGTCCTGA
- a CDS encoding GAF domain-containing protein, translated as MPTIRATSSSTQPQLRRLLEANRLAVEHLDLTLALRQIVEAAVELVGSAYGAIGVLGRSGRLDQFIHTGMDDATVAAIGPTPDGLGLLGALIEDPRPVRLAVLSDDGRSVGVPAHHPPINSFLGVPLEVREEIYGHLYLADPRIGAFTADDQVLVEALATTAGVAIAHARLFEESTRREQWTAATTEITHELLTNDEVDALQLVADRVLDLAGASVVMVVLAHGPEPRTAALVVDRAAGAGAAEVLGTRLPVGDNLVRRSLATHRPQLAESLPGGRPAAGLGPAMAVPLLADGGARGSLFVLRHEGDPQFTEFDLDVAASLAGHAALALDRTDAREARLHLRTLRDRDRIARDLHDHVVQRLFAAGLTIQSVCATLGAGAAADRLGAQVDEIDASIRQIRTTIFALGTDGSGASGGLRSQVLGVAAATAVLLPGPPEVTFHGPVDLLVPTTMYDDACAVVREALTNAGRHAAARRVEVRVSATPEELVIEVLDDGQGVRGDPVRSGLANLRQRAEARGGAFTLTAREGPGTRLRWQAPIEEDG; from the coding sequence ATGCCCACCATCCGCGCCACCAGCTCCTCGACCCAGCCACAGCTGCGCCGCCTCCTCGAGGCCAACCGGCTCGCGGTCGAGCACCTCGACCTCACCCTCGCGCTGCGCCAGATCGTCGAGGCCGCGGTCGAGCTGGTGGGCTCGGCGTACGGCGCCATCGGGGTGCTGGGGCGCAGCGGCAGGCTCGACCAGTTCATCCACACCGGCATGGACGACGCGACCGTGGCGGCGATCGGCCCGACCCCGGACGGGCTGGGCCTGCTGGGGGCGTTGATCGAGGACCCGCGGCCAGTGCGGCTGGCGGTCCTCTCCGACGACGGGCGGTCGGTCGGGGTGCCCGCCCACCACCCGCCGATCAACAGCTTCCTGGGGGTCCCGCTCGAGGTCCGTGAGGAGATCTACGGCCACCTCTACCTGGCGGACCCCCGCATCGGTGCGTTCACGGCCGACGACCAGGTGCTGGTCGAGGCGCTCGCGACGACGGCGGGCGTCGCGATCGCTCACGCGCGGCTCTTCGAGGAGAGCACCCGTCGCGAGCAGTGGACGGCCGCCACCACCGAGATCACCCACGAGCTGCTCACCAACGACGAGGTCGACGCCCTCCAGCTGGTGGCCGACCGGGTGCTCGACCTCGCCGGGGCCAGCGTCGTCATGGTCGTGCTGGCCCACGGCCCCGAGCCGAGGACCGCGGCGCTCGTCGTGGACCGCGCGGCCGGCGCGGGCGCGGCCGAGGTGCTCGGCACCCGACTGCCGGTGGGTGACAACCTCGTCCGCCGCTCGCTGGCGACGCACCGGCCGCAGCTGGCGGAGTCCCTGCCCGGCGGCCGGCCCGCCGCGGGGCTGGGCCCGGCGATGGCCGTCCCGCTGCTGGCCGACGGCGGCGCGCGGGGAAGCCTGTTCGTGCTTCGCCACGAGGGGGATCCGCAGTTCACCGAGTTCGACCTCGACGTGGCCGCGTCCCTCGCGGGGCACGCCGCCCTCGCGCTCGATCGCACCGACGCCCGCGAGGCCCGGCTGCACCTGCGCACCCTGCGCGACCGCGACCGCATCGCGCGAGACCTCCACGACCACGTCGTGCAACGGCTCTTCGCCGCCGGGCTCACCATCCAGAGCGTCTGCGCCACCCTCGGGGCCGGCGCGGCTGCCGACCGGCTCGGCGCCCAGGTGGACGAGATCGACGCCTCCATCCGGCAGATCCGCACGACGATCTTCGCCCTCGGCACCGATGGGTCCGGTGCTTCAGGGGGGCTGCGGTCCCAGGTCCTCGGCGTCGCCGCGGCGACGGCGGTGCTGCTGCCCGGTCCCCCCGAGGTGACCTTCCACGGACCGGTCGACCTGCTCGTGCCCACCACGATGTACGACGACGCCTGCGCCGTCGTGCGTGAGGCGCTCACCAACGCCGGTCGGCACGCGGCGGCGCGCCGCGTGGAGGTCCGGGTGAGCGCCACTCCGGAGGAGCTGGTCATCGAGGTCCTCGACGACGGCCAGGGAGTCCGCGGTGATCCGGTGCGCAGCGGTCTGGCCAACCTGCGGCAGCGTGCCGAGGCCCGCGGGGGCGCGTTCACGCTGACCGCCCGCGAGGGTCCCGGGACCCGGCTGCGGTGGCAGGCGCCGATCGAGGAGGACGGCTGA